The Acidobacteriota bacterium genome has a segment encoding these proteins:
- a CDS encoding Hsp20/alpha crystallin family protein, whose protein sequence is MTVGITRWNPGNDLFNDRFTRLFDQMFERGLRPSTEEYSNRNWLPAMDIRETADELILEAELPGVKKEDVSLSLENNVLTLTGERKFEKDVDKESYHRIERAYGAFSRAFTLPRNVRADEAKANFSDGVLTITLPKVDEAKPRRLEIQ, encoded by the coding sequence ATGACCGTTGGAATCACTCGCTGGAACCCTGGAAACGACCTGTTCAACGACCGCTTCACCCGCCTCTTCGACCAGATGTTCGAGCGCGGCCTGCGTCCGTCGACGGAGGAGTACTCGAATCGCAACTGGCTTCCCGCCATGGACATTCGGGAGACCGCCGACGAGCTGATCCTCGAAGCCGAGCTCCCGGGGGTGAAGAAGGAAGACGTCAGCCTGAGCCTGGAGAACAACGTCCTCACCCTCACTGGTGAGCGCAAGTTCGAGAAGGATGTGGACAAGGAGAGCTATCACCGCATCGAGCGGGCCTATGGAGCCTTCTCCCGCGCCTTCACCCTGCCGCGCAACGTGCGCGCCGACGAGGCCAAGGCCAACTTCAGCGACGGCGTCCTGACCATCACCCTTCCCAAGGTGGACGAGGCCAAGCCCCGGCGGCTCGAGATCCAATAA
- a CDS encoding ABC transporter substrate-binding protein, producing the protein MTSSKSLQSLLLVLFLGLAPFLAGCGGDDGTGEGPPHGPIPEEPVRGGTAVIGYTGDISGVNILATSSSQPTTELCQRLFLSLLEEQPDYQESPPTFRPELAESWEFSEDNKTLTFHIRKGLVWSDGVPITAEDVRWTWEAQTSPEIAWDNASLKATITQVEVLDEHTVRFHFTHAYPGQLVHVNEGVILPKHAWEKLPFSEWRRNGRWFVDNLVVSGPFDLEDWKPQQEIVLRRNERYFEPGKPYLDRAVLRIIPDSASQLTQLLAGSLDFMRQVPAATADRVAAGPDTKLVTFWPPQFTTLIWNLRNPLFADTQVRQALTLAIDRQAIVDTIWFGYARTSPSPYITSVWGHNPDIEEFPYDPDQARELLAAAGWKDADGDGILDRDGQPFRFELMVNAGNQERVDAAVMIQQQLRQVGIDVQPATLDWNAIGDLLDRRAFEATITGLAVETSLDLSPYFHSQSIEERLNLSSYSNPEVDRLLEAARSELELENSKPYLYKIQELLHRDQPMTILWEPQRLVGMSWRLQGARPNPISTLHNLHEWWLIPES; encoded by the coding sequence ATGACCTCCTCTAAATCCCTCCAAAGCCTGCTCCTCGTCCTCTTCTTGGGGCTGGCTCCGTTCCTCGCTGGCTGCGGCGGTGACGACGGCACGGGGGAGGGTCCCCCCCACGGACCGATCCCCGAGGAACCGGTGCGCGGCGGCACCGCCGTCATCGGCTATACCGGCGACATCAGCGGCGTCAACATCCTCGCCACCAGCAGCTCCCAGCCCACCACCGAGCTCTGCCAGCGCCTCTTCCTCAGCCTGCTGGAAGAACAGCCCGACTACCAGGAGAGCCCTCCCACCTTCCGCCCGGAGCTGGCCGAGTCCTGGGAATTCAGCGAGGACAACAAGACTCTGACCTTCCACATCCGCAAAGGCTTGGTGTGGAGCGACGGCGTCCCCATCACCGCCGAGGACGTACGCTGGACCTGGGAGGCTCAGACCTCCCCGGAGATCGCCTGGGACAACGCCAGCCTCAAAGCCACCATCACCCAGGTGGAGGTCCTGGACGAGCACACCGTCCGCTTCCATTTCACCCACGCCTACCCGGGACAGCTGGTGCACGTCAACGAGGGCGTGATCCTGCCCAAGCACGCATGGGAGAAGCTGCCGTTCTCCGAGTGGCGGCGCAATGGCCGCTGGTTCGTCGACAACCTGGTGGTCAGCGGCCCTTTCGATCTGGAGGATTGGAAGCCTCAACAAGAGATCGTCCTGCGCCGCAACGAGCGCTATTTCGAGCCCGGCAAGCCCTATCTGGACCGGGCCGTCCTGCGCATCATTCCGGACAGCGCGAGCCAGCTCACCCAGCTCCTGGCGGGCAGCCTGGACTTCATGCGGCAGGTGCCGGCGGCGACGGCGGACCGTGTGGCCGCCGGGCCGGACACCAAGCTGGTGACCTTCTGGCCGCCCCAATTCACCACCCTGATCTGGAATCTGCGCAACCCCCTCTTTGCCGACACCCAGGTGCGCCAAGCCTTGACCCTGGCCATCGACCGCCAGGCCATCGTCGACACCATCTGGTTCGGCTACGCGCGCACCTCGCCGTCGCCTTACATAACCAGCGTCTGGGGACACAACCCCGACATCGAGGAGTTCCCCTACGATCCCGACCAAGCCCGGGAGCTGCTGGCCGCCGCCGGCTGGAAGGACGCGGACGGCGACGGAATCCTCGACCGGGACGGCCAGCCCTTCCGCTTCGAGCTGATGGTCAACGCCGGCAATCAGGAACGAGTGGACGCCGCAGTGATGATCCAACAGCAGCTGCGCCAGGTGGGAATCGACGTCCAGCCCGCCACCCTCGATTGGAACGCCATCGGCGACCTCCTCGACCGCCGCGCCTTCGAAGCCACCATCACCGGCCTCGCCGTCGAGACCAGCCTCGACCTCAGCCCCTACTTCCACAGCCAGTCCATCGAGGAGCGCCTCAACCTCAGCTCGTACTCCAATCCTGAAGTGGACCGGCTGCTGGAAGCGGCCCGCTCCGAGCTCGAGCTGGAGAACAGCAAACCGTATCTCTACAAGATCCAAGAGCTCCTGCACCGCGACCAGCCCATGACCATCCTGTGGGAGCCCCAGCGTCTGGTGGGTATGAGCTGGCGCCTCCAAGGAGCCCGCCCCAATCCCATCAGCACCCTGCACAACCTCCACGAGTGGTGGCTGATCCCGGAATCGTGA
- a CDS encoding ABC transporter permease has protein sequence MAGPIFRRLASSVMLLFLVLTLTFLLVRLAPGSPLTLFENPRLTAEQIENLRASYGLDKPLHEQYLSWLGAIVLRGDWGISFTHQRPALDLILEALPNTLLLGLTALLLQYGGGLLLGVFAARRVGTFYDSALRVVSLFLYSIPRFWLGFILILLFHLHWHLLPAGGMASAGGVDGPASAQALDVLRHLLLPALVLGGTSAAPVARFVRNSLLDSLGQDYVRTARAKGLSEGRVLWVHGLRNSLVPVAQLFGLSLPAVLNGALVTEMVFAWPGLGRLLYLAATSRDYPLVLAGTAFSAVLVILGNLLADLLHQALDPRVRDA, from the coding sequence ATGGCCGGCCCCATCTTCCGGCGCTTGGCATCCTCCGTGATGCTGCTCTTCCTGGTCCTCACCCTGACCTTCCTGCTGGTCCGGCTGGCGCCGGGAAGCCCCCTCACCCTATTTGAGAATCCCCGGCTCACCGCCGAGCAGATCGAGAATCTGCGTGCCTCCTACGGCCTCGACAAACCTCTTCACGAGCAATATCTGAGCTGGCTCGGCGCCATCGTCCTACGAGGCGATTGGGGCATCTCCTTCACCCATCAGCGGCCGGCCCTGGACCTCATCCTGGAGGCCCTCCCCAACACGCTGCTGCTGGGCCTCACCGCCCTGCTGCTGCAATACGGCGGCGGTCTGTTGCTGGGGGTCTTCGCCGCCCGGCGGGTGGGCACCTTCTACGACTCGGCGTTGCGGGTGGTGTCCCTCTTCCTCTACTCCATCCCCCGCTTCTGGCTCGGTTTCATCCTCATCCTGCTCTTCCATCTGCACTGGCATCTGCTCCCCGCCGGCGGCATGGCCAGCGCCGGGGGCGTCGACGGGCCGGCCTCGGCCCAGGCCCTCGACGTCCTCCGCCACCTGCTGCTGCCGGCGCTGGTGCTGGGGGGCACCTCCGCCGCTCCCGTGGCCCGCTTCGTCCGCAACAGCCTGCTCGACAGCCTGGGCCAGGACTATGTGCGGACGGCGCGGGCCAAAGGCTTGTCGGAAGGGCGGGTGCTGTGGGTCCACGGGCTGCGCAACAGCCTGGTACCGGTGGCCCAGCTCTTCGGCCTGTCCCTGCCGGCGGTGCTCAACGGCGCCCTGGTCACCGAGATGGTCTTCGCCTGGCCCGGCCTGGGGCGGCTGCTCTACCTGGCGGCCACCTCCCGGGACTACCCCCTGGTCCTCGCCGGCACCGCCTTCAGCGCCGTGTTGGTGATCCTCGGCAATCTGCTGGCGGATCTGCTGCACCAGGCCCTGGATCCTCGGGTGCGGGATGCTTAG